The Nitrosopumilus cobalaminigenes genome contains a region encoding:
- a CDS encoding M20/M25/M40 family metallo-hydrolase, which translates to MKVALIYNENKIDPNDVINVFGMTTKEHYSAKAVERVARALEKGGHSVKVVEGDIHLADELKEFMPKVVAGENPGMVFNMAYGIQGQNRYTHIPAMMEMLGIPYIGSGPAGHAIVQDKVMTKIVLQKNKIPTPGFWVFRTPEDKHDDLIFPVIVKPKLESTSMGMEVVDNWDDLRAAVKVQIEKFQQDILVEQFISGREFAVGLLGNKPNIEVLPIVEINLDHPDQIQTITDKKKKGGVEKTCPAKLSKEKEAEMKQMCIDAFSALGLNDYTRVDFRMDKDENLYILELNSMASLGTGGSFFHAGKTAGYTYESLVNKILDVAVIRYFGSTNQPQTDEVDLTQPLRVVARTYLRSHLQSLKETLKDYVNLNTHVYNLENVNQLGSKLSKRFAHLGFSEQVYKQSDVGDFRYFKNHSDSHNDVLFISHLDTHYGPNDLIPYSETGDKILGSGTAESKGGLVVMLGALHALRFSKKLKKIKCAVLLTTDDSLGGRHSSTLIEEISKNSKYILGLKSGSVDGGIITTCYGRSDYEVRFTSTGDESNSNIHGIIPVLAKKLAALDKISRDEKNYRLSTTAVVAQGSHGHTPNYATISLTCSYKTEKLGALLDSKIKTVMKKRESNSKKLDVAVNKIQTRRPVLEEPSDTKFYKLVEDLAKKHEIKIKKHSQLLSSDISNVPIRLPALDGFGPLGNHYRTSKEYILHDSIIERSALLASVIFRCAQK; encoded by the coding sequence ATGAAAGTTGCTTTAATCTATAATGAAAATAAGATAGATCCAAATGATGTAATCAATGTTTTTGGAATGACCACAAAAGAACATTACAGTGCAAAAGCTGTTGAAAGAGTTGCTAGAGCATTAGAAAAAGGTGGGCATTCTGTCAAAGTAGTTGAAGGAGATATTCATCTTGCTGATGAATTAAAAGAATTCATGCCAAAAGTAGTTGCTGGTGAAAATCCTGGAATGGTCTTTAACATGGCATATGGTATTCAAGGTCAGAATAGATACACACACATTCCTGCAATGATGGAGATGCTTGGAATTCCATACATTGGTTCAGGTCCCGCCGGTCACGCAATTGTTCAAGATAAAGTGATGACAAAAATTGTTTTGCAGAAAAATAAAATTCCTACTCCTGGTTTTTGGGTATTTAGAACTCCTGAAGATAAACATGATGATTTGATATTCCCTGTAATTGTAAAGCCTAAACTGGAATCTACATCCATGGGAATGGAAGTTGTAGATAATTGGGATGATCTAAGGGCTGCAGTTAAAGTTCAAATTGAAAAATTTCAACAAGATATTTTAGTAGAACAATTCATTTCTGGACGAGAATTTGCTGTAGGGTTGTTGGGAAATAAACCTAACATAGAAGTTCTTCCAATAGTCGAAATTAATCTGGATCATCCTGATCAAATACAAACTATTACTGATAAAAAGAAAAAAGGTGGAGTCGAAAAAACATGTCCTGCAAAATTATCCAAAGAAAAAGAAGCTGAGATGAAACAAATGTGCATAGATGCATTTTCAGCTTTAGGATTAAATGATTACACTAGAGTAGATTTTCGAATGGATAAAGATGAGAATCTTTACATTCTTGAATTAAATTCAATGGCTAGTCTTGGAACAGGTGGTTCCTTTTTTCATGCTGGAAAAACTGCCGGCTATACGTATGAATCTCTAGTCAATAAAATTTTAGATGTTGCAGTAATTCGATACTTTGGCTCTACTAATCAACCTCAAACAGATGAAGTTGATTTGACGCAACCATTACGTGTTGTTGCTAGAACCTATTTGAGAAGCCATTTACAGAGTCTAAAAGAAACTTTGAAAGATTATGTGAATCTAAATACACACGTATACAATCTTGAAAATGTTAATCAATTAGGCTCTAAATTGTCTAAACGATTTGCTCATCTTGGCTTCAGTGAACAAGTTTACAAACAATCTGACGTTGGAGACTTTCGTTATTTTAAAAACCATTCAGATTCTCATAATGATGTTCTATTCATTTCTCACCTTGATACCCATTATGGTCCAAATGACTTGATACCTTATTCTGAAACTGGTGATAAAATTCTAGGTTCAGGTACTGCTGAAAGTAAAGGTGGATTAGTAGTAATGTTGGGTGCATTACACGCATTAAGATTTTCAAAAAAACTCAAAAAAATAAAATGTGCTGTGTTACTTACAACTGATGATAGCTTGGGTGGACGACACAGTAGCACCTTGATTGAAGAAATTTCCAAAAATTCAAAATACATTCTTGGATTAAAATCTGGCAGTGTAGATGGCGGAATTATTACAACATGTTATGGCAGAAGTGATTATGAAGTTAGATTTACTTCTACAGGTGATGAATCAAATTCCAATATTCATGGTATAATACCTGTGTTAGCAAAAAAATTAGCTGCACTTGATAAAATCTCAAGAGATGAAAAAAACTATAGATTGAGTACCACGGCTGTTGTAGCTCAAGGTTCTCATGGTCATACTCCAAATTATGCCACAATTTCACTAACTTGCAGTTACAAAACAGAAAAGCTCGGAGCATTACTAGATTCAAAAATTAAAACTGTTATGAAAAAACGAGAAAGTAATTCTAAAAAGTTAGATGTCGCAGTAAACAAAATTCAAACTAGGCGTCCTGTATTGGAGGAACCATCTGATACCAAATTCTACAAATTAGTAGAAGATTTAGCTAAAAAACATGAAATCAAAATTAAAAAACATTCTCAATTGCTATCTTCTGACATAAGTAATGTTCCAATTAGACTTCCTGCATTGGATGGATTTGGACCACTAGGGAATCATTATCGTACATCTAAAGAATACATTCTTCATGATAGCATCATAGAACGATCTGCATTACTGGCATCTGTTATCTTTAGGTGTGCTCAGAAATGA
- a CDS encoding prohibitin family protein, which yields MSKYQSPKVNVNMGPMKAVLIAILLLIIIGVVASASVKIVDAGHRGVLLHWNAVDLTKPPLEEGIHFVIPFQDEVINIEVRTLKYASEARSASRDLQTVETTVTVNYHPDKEQVHNLYKNLGLDYENRVIQPAIEETVKQVTANYNAEELITKRPLVKQDIEFSIRERLNQFNVVTEVISITDFEFSALFASAIESKVEAEQNALRAENDLKRIEVEARQAEANAIGLANANIAEARGEAEAIAIINKALAENPNYLDWLKTQAWDGKLPLVVGEGGTPFIQIPVKP from the coding sequence GTGTCGAAGTATCAATCTCCTAAAGTTAATGTAAACATGGGCCCAATGAAGGCAGTTCTAATTGCAATTCTTCTTTTAATTATTATCGGTGTTGTGGCATCAGCTTCTGTAAAAATAGTTGATGCAGGTCATAGAGGAGTGCTACTACATTGGAATGCAGTTGATCTTACTAAACCACCACTTGAAGAAGGAATACATTTTGTAATTCCTTTCCAAGATGAAGTAATTAACATCGAGGTTCGTACTCTCAAATATGCAAGTGAAGCTAGAAGTGCATCAAGAGATTTGCAAACAGTAGAAACTACAGTTACAGTCAACTATCATCCAGATAAAGAACAAGTCCACAATTTATACAAAAATCTAGGACTTGATTATGAAAATAGAGTAATTCAGCCAGCTATAGAAGAAACTGTAAAACAAGTCACTGCAAATTATAATGCTGAAGAATTAATTACAAAAAGACCCCTAGTGAAACAAGATATAGAATTTTCAATTAGAGAGAGATTAAATCAATTTAATGTTGTAACAGAAGTAATTTCAATTACAGATTTTGAATTCTCGGCATTATTTGCATCTGCAATTGAATCTAAAGTAGAGGCAGAACAAAATGCACTTAGAGCAGAAAATGACTTGAAAAGGATTGAAGTTGAAGCTAGACAAGCAGAAGCAAACGCCATAGGTTTAGCAAACGCAAACATTGCAGAAGCCAGAGGTGAGGCTGAAGCAATTGCCATAATCAACAAAGCATTAGCAGAGAATCCAAATTATCTTGATTGGTTAAAGACTCAAGCATGGGATGGAAAACTTCCTCTAGTCGTAGGCGAGGGGGGAACACCATTTATACAAATTCCAGTAAAGCCTTAG
- a CDS encoding SirB1 family protein, which translates to MEEKFDPLVAEWLSFVNNPNFNLVEKCLKFAQILEYPDLDVDEYVKKINRIGKSLKESISDVKNPTYLISMLNEHLFENLGFSGDDDDYYNPKNNFLNEVIDKKTGLPITISILYAEIAKFVGLDLKIVGFPSHILVKYNEEMILDPFYDGRLLDVDDLQDILDANYGGQLEFQPEFLDEVKSEQILIRLTRNLKNSYVQSFVYDKALRCVNMVLAIEPESPEDIRDKGIIEERLQNSETALKYLNKYLEINPNAEDVDFILELIRSIKTKN; encoded by the coding sequence TTGGAAGAAAAATTTGATCCGCTAGTTGCAGAATGGCTTTCATTTGTAAATAATCCAAATTTTAACTTGGTAGAGAAATGTCTAAAATTTGCACAGATTTTAGAATATCCAGATCTTGATGTAGATGAATATGTTAAAAAAATTAATCGAATAGGGAAATCTCTTAAAGAATCAATCAGCGATGTCAAAAATCCAACATATTTGATTTCAATGTTAAATGAACATCTTTTTGAAAATTTAGGTTTTAGTGGGGATGATGATGATTACTATAATCCAAAAAATAATTTCCTAAATGAAGTGATTGACAAAAAAACAGGACTCCCCATCACCATTTCAATTCTTTATGCAGAGATTGCAAAATTTGTAGGATTAGATCTAAAGATTGTTGGGTTCCCTAGCCATATCTTGGTAAAATATAATGAAGAAATGATTTTAGATCCATTTTATGATGGACGTTTACTTGATGTTGATGACTTGCAAGATATTCTGGATGCAAATTATGGAGGCCAATTGGAATTTCAACCAGAATTTCTAGACGAAGTAAAATCAGAGCAAATTCTAATTCGTCTGACGCGGAATTTAAAAAATTCATATGTACAATCATTTGTTTATGACAAAGCACTACGCTGTGTAAACATGGTTCTAGCAATTGAACCAGAATCTCCTGAAGACATAAGAGATAAAGGAATCATAGAAGAGAGATTACAAAATTCTGAAACTGCTTTAAAATATTTGAATAAATATTTAGAAATTAATCCAAATGCAGAAGATGTGGATTTTATTTTAGAATTGATTAGAAGTATAAAGACAAAAAATTAA
- a CDS encoding 50S ribosomal protein L21 translates to MATKKSSGRSHGFKHKSRSVMKKKAPRGVSFLLREYQEGQQALVIIDSRQHKGLPHRRYHGKVGTITKVGRRAITLDVKLGEKSKTLITRLDHIKPFGV, encoded by the coding sequence ATGGCAACTAAGAAATCTTCTGGTCGTTCCCATGGATTTAAACATAAATCAAGATCAGTAATGAAGAAAAAGGCCCCTAGAGGAGTCTCATTTTTGTTACGTGAATACCAAGAAGGTCAACAGGCACTTGTCATTATTGATTCAAGACAGCATAAAGGATTACCACATAGACGATATCATGGTAAAGTAGGTACGATTACAAAAGTCGGTAGACGTGCTATTACTTTAGATGTAAAACTAGGTGAAAAATCAAAAACCTTAATCACTAGATTGGATCACATAAAACCATTCGGTGTATAA
- a CDS encoding RNA polymerase Rpb4: protein MEEVKKKQAISLSEVKEILGKVDVEEMDQIQRWTYDYVSKFVTTESKDAKEMKKQLIKECELTEDEAVEIVNIRPTSLAELRSFTFGWKKLILAETLEKMLKIIKEHS from the coding sequence ATGGAAGAAGTAAAAAAGAAACAAGCAATTTCTCTTTCAGAAGTTAAAGAAATTTTAGGTAAAGTCGATGTTGAAGAAATGGATCAAATTCAACGTTGGACATATGATTATGTTTCAAAATTTGTAACAACTGAATCCAAAGATGCAAAAGAAATGAAAAAACAACTCATCAAAGAATGTGAATTAACTGAAGATGAAGCTGTTGAAATAGTTAACATTAGACCTACAAGTTTAGCTGAATTACGTTCCTTCACATTTGGTTGGAAAAAACTAATTCTTGCTGAAACCCTAGAAAAAATGCTCAAAATAATTAAGGAGCATTCGTAA
- a CDS encoding GNAT family N-acetyltransferase: MSSTKIPNIAELRDIILELLRKEKLEDSHYVELLDYCLEKFGELNLNRNYYGYHNLSHELVVTNNTLLAARGSEFKELISSEDFKHLFVAALFHDYDPDKEQDKPREIEASEFVVSDNKLQMLFKKAEIDPHLVALLILRTTYPWKLKRRELEPLLRNHFSQSKYSDDEEKQKHYLYLGWFMSVADRMGAYALGDFLDAIELAKKNSHSLGWDPEYLIRRSVLFFETLLNDEHEMADKVMRSIPKSMRKKFMENVMMFYKLRQKELEVKAAISYEQIELVANIENITDDRQFGEILFDIFDELPDPLQFKKTTFFESLNNPKTILVTLRVGSDTGEIIGFAKGAPLEEYSLPKDIKDENIGKNNSVFLEPLAIKAGYWGHGGGSKMRKVFRKFAKEKKYVYLTGLQLREVIQNRINREDKIEFVQQLDPEKLDYYRVTL; encoded by the coding sequence TTGTCTAGTACTAAAATCCCAAACATTGCAGAATTACGAGATATTATCCTAGAGTTACTACGAAAAGAAAAACTTGAAGATTCTCATTATGTTGAACTTTTAGATTATTGTTTAGAAAAATTTGGAGAATTAAATCTGAATAGAAATTATTACGGATACCATAATTTGAGTCATGAACTGGTAGTTACAAACAACACATTACTTGCAGCAAGAGGCTCAGAATTCAAAGAACTTATCTCATCTGAGGATTTCAAACATTTGTTTGTAGCTGCATTATTTCACGATTATGATCCTGACAAAGAACAAGATAAACCTCGTGAAATTGAAGCATCTGAATTTGTAGTATCTGATAATAAACTTCAAATGTTATTCAAGAAAGCAGAAATTGATCCTCATTTAGTTGCTTTACTGATATTGAGAACCACTTATCCGTGGAAATTAAAACGACGTGAATTAGAACCCTTGCTTCGAAATCATTTCTCCCAATCAAAATATTCTGATGATGAAGAAAAGCAGAAACATTATTTGTATTTAGGATGGTTCATGTCTGTCGCAGACAGAATGGGAGCTTATGCTTTAGGAGATTTTCTTGACGCCATTGAACTTGCAAAGAAAAATTCTCATTCTTTAGGATGGGATCCTGAATATTTGATTAGACGTAGTGTTCTCTTTTTTGAAACATTACTAAATGACGAACATGAAATGGCAGACAAAGTCATGCGTTCCATACCAAAAAGTATGAGAAAAAAATTCATGGAAAATGTTATGATGTTTTACAAATTACGTCAAAAAGAACTTGAAGTAAAGGCAGCAATATCTTACGAGCAAATTGAGCTTGTAGCAAATATCGAAAACATAACAGATGATCGTCAATTTGGAGAAATTCTTTTTGATATATTTGATGAATTGCCAGATCCTTTACAGTTCAAAAAAACAACATTTTTTGAATCACTAAACAACCCAAAAACAATTCTTGTGACTTTGAGAGTAGGTTCAGATACAGGAGAAATTATCGGGTTTGCTAAAGGTGCGCCACTTGAAGAATATTCTCTCCCCAAAGATATCAAAGACGAAAACATTGGCAAAAATAACTCTGTATTTTTAGAACCTTTGGCAATCAAGGCAGGTTATTGGGGTCATGGTGGTGGCTCTAAAATGAGAAAAGTGTTTAGAAAATTTGCAAAAGAGAAAAAATATGTCTATTTGACAGGATTGCAATTACGTGAAGTTATTCAAAATAGAATTAATCGTGAAGACAAAATTGAATTTGTTCAGCAATTAGATCCTGAAAAACTAGACTACTATAGAGTAACTCTTTAA
- a CDS encoding isocitrate/isopropylmalate dehydrogenase family protein, with translation MSKKAAVMKGDGIGPEVVDSMLRVLKECNFQSELILCEAGSEQWDKNGRKDASYIPDSTMKTLEEADCCFKGPTTTIPVPGAPRSVAVTLRQKFDLYANIRPTKTYDRLTPNRKLDCVCFREATEGLYTGVEAKITDDAAIAIRKITRQGSRRLVNSAVDWANRFNMKKMVAITKRNILKQTDGIFWDETQKAVEGTGIELSEIYIDNMAQQMVIATEQFDGAVLVSTNLFMDIISELASALVGSIGLIYSANIGDNYAMFEAAHGSAPQFAGQNKVNPTATVLSGAWMADYMGEREVRDAIFAATEQVINEGKAVTWDIGGDASTTQMTDAIITYAKEKLRK, from the coding sequence TTGAGTAAAAAAGCCGCTGTAATGAAAGGGGATGGTATTGGACCTGAAGTTGTAGATTCAATGCTTAGAGTTCTAAAGGAATGTAACTTTCAATCAGAGCTAATTCTATGCGAAGCAGGCTCAGAACAATGGGATAAAAATGGCAGAAAAGATGCATCATACATTCCTGATTCAACCATGAAAACATTGGAAGAAGCAGACTGTTGTTTTAAAGGTCCAACTACGACAATTCCAGTTCCAGGTGCACCTAGAAGCGTTGCAGTTACACTACGTCAAAAATTTGATCTTTATGCAAATATTAGACCAACTAAAACTTATGATAGATTAACTCCTAATAGAAAACTGGATTGTGTTTGTTTCAGAGAAGCTACTGAAGGATTGTACACAGGAGTTGAAGCAAAAATTACAGATGATGCAGCAATTGCAATTAGAAAGATTACAAGACAAGGAAGTAGAAGATTAGTTAATTCTGCAGTGGATTGGGCAAATAGATTCAATATGAAAAAAATGGTTGCAATTACAAAAAGAAATATTCTAAAACAAACAGATGGGATTTTTTGGGATGAAACACAAAAAGCAGTAGAAGGAACAGGAATTGAATTATCTGAAATTTACATAGACAACATGGCACAACAAATGGTGATAGCAACTGAACAATTTGATGGTGCAGTATTAGTCAGTACCAATTTATTTATGGATATTATTTCAGAATTGGCATCAGCCCTTGTAGGATCAATTGGATTAATTTATTCTGCAAATATCGGAGATAATTATGCAATGTTTGAAGCAGCACATGGAAGTGCCCCACAATTTGCAGGACAAAATAAAGTAAATCCAACTGCTACTGTTTTATCAGGTGCATGGATGGCAGATTATATGGGTGAAAGAGAAGTAAGAGATGCTATTTTTGCTGCAACTGAACAAGTAATCAATGAAGGAAAAGCAGTAACATGGGATATCGGTGGTGATGCATCCACTACTCAAATGACTGATGCAATTATCACATATGCCAAAGAAAAACTAAGAAAGTAA
- a CDS encoding DUF655 domain-containing protein: protein MSRAQSPPRRYEEHAYVLDFNPRGKSSTVRGRDGIIITAIGEDRLTILEILGIPNSTFEIGEKIYIGKEGRTKVLSVLGKMDYDKISSVAQSELESVVENIVTNNEEKFVTYLNNAQPLTPRIHALELIPGIGKTYMKTMLEEREKEKFASYQDLQERVGFKEPIKHISERIMDEITGESRMNLFVKR from the coding sequence TTGTCTCGGGCACAATCCCCACCTAGAAGATATGAAGAGCATGCATATGTTTTAGATTTCAATCCTAGAGGAAAATCTTCTACAGTAAGAGGACGTGATGGAATTATCATTACTGCTATTGGAGAAGATAGGTTAACTATCTTAGAGATTCTTGGAATTCCAAATTCTACATTTGAGATTGGTGAGAAAATCTACATAGGAAAAGAAGGACGCACAAAAGTTTTGTCGGTATTAGGAAAAATGGATTATGATAAAATATCTTCCGTTGCTCAAAGTGAACTAGAGAGTGTTGTAGAAAACATTGTCACAAATAATGAAGAAAAATTTGTTACATATTTGAACAATGCACAACCATTAACCCCTCGAATTCATGCTCTTGAATTAATTCCTGGTATTGGAAAAACATACATGAAAACAATGCTTGAAGAAAGAGAAAAAGAAAAGTTTGCAAGTTATCAGGATTTACAAGAACGTGTAGGGTTCAAGGAACCAATTAAGCATATTTCAGAGCGTATTATGGATGAAATAACTGGTGAAAGTAGAATGAATCTCTTTGTAAAGAGATGA
- a CDS encoding HemK2/MTQ2 family protein methyltransferase: protein MQTKSLKNDEYPPSEDTFFIVENIENEKGNYALDVGSGSGYLTKLLAENFSFVVGTDINFDVLKNQTYKTENLVCCSGSEALKIKFNFIVCNLPYLATDKIIDVATDGGAEGFEIPKKIFDSVVCNMAENGKFVFVTSSLSNYQKLIDYAQKLGLKTRIMAKKKLFFEELILVETTW from the coding sequence TTGCAAACAAAATCCTTGAAAAATGATGAATATCCTCCTTCTGAGGATACCTTTTTCATTGTAGAGAATATTGAAAATGAAAAAGGAAATTATGCGTTAGATGTTGGGAGTGGTTCTGGATATTTGACAAAATTACTTGCTGAAAATTTTTCTTTTGTAGTTGGAACCGATATTAATTTTGATGTATTAAAAAACCAAACATACAAAACAGAAAATTTGGTTTGTTGCAGTGGATCAGAAGCGTTAAAAATAAAATTTAATTTTATTGTATGTAATTTACCATATCTTGCTACTGACAAAATCATAGATGTTGCAACAGACGGTGGTGCAGAAGGATTTGAAATTCCTAAAAAAATATTTGACTCTGTAGTTTGCAATATGGCTGAAAATGGAAAATTTGTATTTGTGACATCATCGTTATCTAATTACCAAAAACTAATAGATTATGCTCAAAAATTAGGCTTGAAAACACGAATTATGGCAAAAAAGAAATTATTTTTTGAAGAATTAATTCTTGTAGAAACTACTTGGTGA
- a CDS encoding ribosomal RNA small subunit methyltransferase A has protein sequence MIKRKRFGQHFLNSNSIAKSIVVEAQITKNDIVFEVGTGQGILTPLLCENAKKVISVDVDETLVKNAKSKFSTLENLVLKSGDGFKKKDVFTIFVSNLPYSRSKDAIEWLAKTSFSHGVIMVQKEFAEKLLAKSSKNRKAISIIANHAFKITLLSKVGKNNFSPPPKIDSVILKIVKKNKMSKDLIQTINKIFSYRRKTVKNILKQFNIESVIDKRVDDLSGDEIINLANKILEK, from the coding sequence ATGATAAAGCGAAAACGATTCGGACAACACTTTCTAAACTCTAATTCTATAGCCAAATCAATAGTTGTTGAAGCACAAATTACAAAAAATGATATTGTCTTTGAGGTTGGGACTGGACAGGGAATTTTAACTCCGCTTTTATGTGAAAATGCTAAAAAAGTAATTTCTGTTGATGTAGATGAAACATTAGTTAAAAATGCGAAATCTAAATTTTCTACCCTTGAGAATCTTGTACTAAAATCTGGTGATGGTTTTAAAAAAAAAGACGTTTTCACTATTTTTGTCTCAAATCTTCCATATTCTAGAAGTAAAGATGCAATAGAATGGTTGGCAAAAACATCTTTTTCACATGGTGTAATAATGGTTCAAAAAGAATTTGCAGAAAAACTCTTGGCAAAGTCTTCAAAGAACAGAAAAGCTATTAGTATAATTGCAAATCATGCGTTTAAAATCACACTTTTATCCAAAGTAGGAAAAAATAATTTTTCACCTCCTCCAAAAATTGATTCTGTAATTCTTAAAATAGTGAAAAAAAATAAAATGTCAAAAGATCTTATTCAAACAATAAATAAAATATTTTCATATAGAAGGAAAACTGTGAAAAATATTTTAAAACAATTCAATATCGAAAGTGTAATAGATAAACGAGTAGACGATCTTTCTGGAGATGAAATAATTAATCTTGCAAACAAAATCCTTGAAAAATGA
- a CDS encoding methyltransferase domain-containing protein, with protein MLESSLEFLRCVRCCSKLELIVFKSEREILEGMLECKKCNSKYPIIEKIPIMWDNFSKYLSLRKKLGGQIYGLIENSTLKQFCKISLSNVKKIDDDRTDLEERWSKIYQNSKSSKFYSHMKKSIDFVKKSNLVLEYGCSIGIMTSFLAQSHDMVFGIDRSFTALRIAKKLYKNNLDYVVADFLSPVFGKSKFDLVLALNVLELVEPLKLLNYISKQIDTGHFIITDPYDFDRGINSVKNPLNEKSLRTNLEKFGFKIASKTKSPSHITWELKLNPRAKLNYDVDLIICKK; from the coding sequence ATGTTAGAATCCAGTCTTGAATTTTTAAGGTGTGTTAGATGTTGCTCAAAATTAGAATTAATTGTATTCAAGTCTGAAAGAGAAATCTTAGAGGGGATGCTGGAATGCAAAAAATGTAATTCAAAATATCCAATAATTGAAAAAATTCCCATCATGTGGGATAATTTTTCAAAATACCTTTCTTTACGAAAAAAATTGGGTGGACAAATTTATGGATTAATTGAAAATTCCACACTAAAGCAATTTTGTAAAATATCCTTATCAAATGTTAAAAAAATTGACGATGATAGAACTGATCTAGAAGAACGATGGTCTAAAATCTATCAAAACAGTAAATCTTCAAAATTTTACTCTCATATGAAAAAAAGCATTGATTTTGTTAAAAAATCAAATCTTGTTTTAGAATATGGCTGTTCAATTGGAATCATGACTTCATTTTTAGCTCAATCGCATGATATGGTATTTGGAATTGATAGATCCTTTACAGCATTAAGAATTGCAAAAAAATTATACAAAAATAATCTTGATTATGTTGTTGCTGATTTTTTATCGCCCGTGTTTGGTAAATCTAAATTTGATCTTGTTTTAGCTTTGAATGTTTTAGAATTGGTGGAACCTTTGAAATTATTAAATTATATTTCAAAACAGATTGATACTGGACATTTCATTATAACTGACCCATATGATTTTGATCGAGGTATTAACTCTGTCAAAAATCCCCTTAATGAAAAATCTTTACGTACAAATCTTGAAAAATTTGGATTTAAAATTGCATCTAAAACTAAATCTCCTTCTCATATTACATGGGAATTGAAACTCAATCCACGTGCCAAATTGAACTATGATGTAGACTTGATAATTTGTAAAAAATAG
- a CDS encoding metallophosphoesterase family protein, protein MQIVQISDLHVGSQFLQEKFDILVDEINELNPDVIIVTGDLTNEGLMKEYEKCKSLLAKFNTKKIITISGNHDYRNTGYLLFKKFFPFETVNELGDDVVLVTVGTARPDRNEGEVGYRQNLWLERTMKKYKDKVKIVAMHHHLIAIPDTGSDQLTVVDAGDVLRTVLDSKVDVVLCGHKHRPWAWNFRSLTVVNAGTATSERVRGFFENTYNILTISNKKVQVDLKIVGGKRLPIDEIVNNYSQFADE, encoded by the coding sequence ATGCAGATTGTTCAAATCTCTGATCTACATGTTGGTTCTCAATTTTTACAAGAAAAATTTGATATTTTAGTTGATGAAATAAATGAACTAAATCCAGATGTCATTATAGTTACTGGTGACTTGACAAATGAAGGGTTGATGAAAGAATATGAAAAATGTAAATCCCTTTTAGCAAAATTCAACACAAAAAAAATTATCACTATTAGTGGAAATCATGATTATAGAAACACAGGTTATCTGTTATTCAAAAAATTTTTTCCATTTGAAACTGTAAATGAGTTAGGTGATGATGTTGTACTAGTTACAGTTGGAACTGCTAGACCTGATAGAAATGAAGGAGAAGTTGGATATCGGCAAAACTTGTGGTTGGAGAGAACTATGAAAAAATACAAAGACAAGGTAAAGATTGTTGCAATGCATCATCATTTGATTGCCATTCCTGACACTGGTTCTGATCAACTAACCGTTGTTGATGCAGGTGATGTACTTCGAACAGTTTTGGATTCTAAAGTTGATGTAGTACTATGTGGACATAAGCATAGACCATGGGCTTGGAATTTTAGATCTCTCACTGTTGTGAATGCTGGAACAGCTACCTCTGAACGGGTGAGAGGATTTTTTGAAAATACTTACAATATTCTTACAATTTCTAACAAAAAAGTTCAGGTTGATCTCAAAATTGTTGGTGGAAAAAGACTACCAATTGATGAAATTGTGAATAATTACAGTCAATTTGCCGACGAGTGA